TAACACCCAGGAAAACCTTGATATCTTTATAACCCGGATTCAAAGAGATATAGCTTGCCAGAGCAGGCAGGGAGAGCCGGGCTTGTTTTAAAGCATTATAGCCGATTTTTTGGATATTGGCACCAAAGCTCTGGAAGCGGGTATTGTCTAAGTGTATTTCCCCGATCATATCACCTGCTGAGGCGATTAATTCACCGTTTTCATTAAACAGTTCAGGGCCATGGTAGCGGGTAAGACCCAGGCGAAAAATATTGCGTTCATCAATTCTGGTAATTTGTTTACGCCGCCCGTAAAAATGCTCCCATTTCTCCCAAACGCGGAAACCAATCCTTTTCGGCAGTGACCAGCCGGGAAGCTGAAGCGGAACGAGCGGAAGCTTGAGTTCTTTTTGTATTTTCATGATCAGTGGTTTCAGGGCAGCTAAGGTATTTTGAGGAGCACCCTCATCGCCGCCACTGTCATGAAGCAGGACAATCGTTCCTTCTTTGGTTCGGCCGGTTATTCTTTGCATAATGTGATTCGGAGTTCTTTCAATGCGCCAGTCTCTGCCGTCAGCACTCCAACTAATCAGCTTTTTGCCTTTGAAATGGCACCACAATAAAAAGGAAAGGTTAACCCCTCCCCAGGGAGCTCTGACATAGACGGGCTCCTGACCGGTCAGACGGCGCATTTCCTCCATCGCTTTATTCCACAAGTCCCAGGTCTTTAGCGGGGGCATCAGCCAAGCGTGCCGGTGACGGTAGCCGTGACTGCCGACGGTATGACCGTGGTCTAGGATGCTCTTGACAAGTTCCGGCTGTTTTTCAGCCTTTTCAGCAACCAGAAAAAAACAGGCCCGAACGTTTTGCTCAGCTAAAACTGTCAGGAATCTTGGAGTGTATCTGGGGTCGGGTCCGTCATCAAATGTTAAGGTGACACCTGGAGAATAATGACGTTTCCAGGAACCAATACCGAAAAAATGCACAAACAATTCGGGAATAAGGGTATAGACCGCAAAGACTGAAATTGCGACGATGAAGGTATACAGCAAGGTTGTGGGCACTGCAGATTCACTTCCTTAAGTTGACTTTAAGTTTTATCCGAATCCTTGAGGTCCGCGAAATCAGCTCGGGACTTGGGAAATATTGACCGTTTCTTTGTAGATCGGGGGCTTTACGGATTGACCTAGGGCTAGTTCCAAAATCTTTTCCCAGGCATGGCACTCTATTTTCGATAAGTAGCTGTCAACGCGGTTTTGCCAAAGTATTTGTTCGTTTTGATCTTTAAAAAAGGCGTCTAACTGTTTGGCGACCGGATAATTCAAATCTAAATCATAGATTAACTTTTTCTCGCTGAGATAATTCTTATTGATTTGTTCCTGTCCCGGAAGTGCGGAATGGACAAAAATCGGCAATTTTTTATGAAGGGTCTCACTGATGGTTACGCCACCGGGTTTGGTAATAATGGCATCGGCCTCGTCATACAGTGAGTTGAGGGTTTCCCTGGATGAAATATAGGACAGGGGCTTTAAGTTAGGAAGTTTCAGGGAGCGAATATCTTTATACAATTTCTTGTTTTTGCCGCATAGCAGGGAAAAAGTGTAGGATTTTTCTTTTTTACCCGGCAGGCTGTAAAGCAAATGCTCGATATCACCGAGACCGCCGCTTCCGCCGGAAATCAGAATATGGTAAGGAAGCGTTGACTCGGAGGCTGTCCGAGGTAGGAAGCACTCATCAACAGGAATACCCGTCACAAATATTTTAGACGGATCAATATTATTCTGGGAGATTAATTGCGCCTTAATATTTTGATCAGGGACAAAATGGTAGTCTATGTATTCTGTTCCCCAAAGCTTATTAACAAAGAAATCAGTGTAAACATTGATTACGGGCGCAGTTGCGATACCGGAATTTTTAAGCCTGTCGATTAAGAAGGAAGGGAAAGCCTGGGTACATACGATCAAATCAGGCTGTTCCTCTTGCAGCAGGCTATTCATTTTGTCAAGAAATTTATATTCATACCAGTTAAAGTGCTTGGTTGATTTGGTAGGGTACACAAAGTTTCGGTAAATCCAGACGAAGGTTTGGGGAGAATGGTCGATCCAGGTCAGGTAAGTTAACCGAAATGCTTTCTCCAGCCGTTTGTCCGCATAACTGAAGAAATCTATCTTTGAGCATTCAAGATTACTGATTCGGTTTCCTAAGGAACGAATCATTGCATCGGCTACGGTATGATGACCCGTAGGGATTTGAAGGAACGGAAGAAAAAGTATCCGCATCATAACTTCCCCTTTCCAGCAACCTATTATTGTCTAAAGATCATTGAAGGTAGCTATACATTTATAATTTTACTTTTTTACAGTGGCTTTTGTAAACCTAGTTTTTCCATTTATTTTATATATATTCTTAAACAGAGCGAAGCTAGTACCTAGTCAATCCTAAAATTATAAAGATATAGGGTTGACATGGTACCGGCCTGTGTAAAATAAAACATATCAACGAAAAGACAATAATATATTAAAATGAAAAAATTGCATTCTGCATTTCGTTTAGATTTCTGTGAACCTGCAAATAATGATTTTGTTTAACGATAGCTGGGAGTGTGCAAATTGTCAAAGAAAAAAAACAAACTAATCAGTTATTCCAATATGATTGCCACTGTTGGGACAGCCATACTTGCTGTGACGGCACTGATCACCGTCTATATCACCGTATCTGCCTGGAACGAGGAGAGAGAAGCCAACCGTCCGTACTTTACGTTCAAGGATTCTCCCGAAGTGGTATTGAGAGAGTCACCTGAATTTGAGATGGTTTTTACCAATGTCGGCGAGCATCCGGCTGTTAGTCTTTGGAGCAAGTCTATAGTTTTTCAGGCCGGCTTAAAGGAAAAACCGGTCACAATTGACGAATATGCGCTCGTCAATGATATTCCCAAAAATGCTTCGGCCACCTTACTGATTAGTCTCGAAGGCATCAACAAACAAAAGACATTAAAAGATGTGCTTCCGTATTTCTTCGTAATTGTTTTGAGATATGAAGACCCGATCATCAATGAAAGCTTTGAACAAACGCTGTATATCAAATGGAATGGTATGAAAGGTGGGGAAATCCTCACAACCAACCATGCGGAAGAAGCCGAGAAGGAACAGATTATTCAGTATTTTAAGCAAAACAAAATCAATTTGTAAAAAGTACAAATGCAAATTATTTGGATGCGAAGTCATCTTAAAATCTGATAGTTGTTTTTAGAATAAAAGTGTATGATAACGGTATAGCCATTAATGGTTCAAACCAAGAAACTATGCGATGATGTATAAGGGGAAAAAATGGAAGATCTCATTTCCAGAGCAAGGGGGGCAATGCTCGGGGTGGCAGCTGGGGATGCACTTGGGGCAACCCTTGAATTTATGAACCGCGAAGAAATTGTTCATACCTATGGCCGACACCGGGATATGACCGGTGGGGGATTCTGGAAATTGGCACCCGGAGAAATTACCGATGATACAGAAATGACCCTTGCAGCGGCCAACGGGATTCTTGAAGACCCTGCAGACCCGGTAAAGCACGTCGCCCGTCATTTTCGGGAATGGTCCCGGCAAGAGCCCAAATGCATCGGAAATATCTGCCGGATGGTTCTGCAGGAAGGAATCCGGACAGAAGCGGATAACGAACAGGAATGGCTGCAAATCGCTGAGAATGCCCATCGACTCAGCGGCGGGAGAAGCGGCGGCAATGGTTCGCTGATGAGAACGGTCCCGGTGGTCATTGCCTATCACAATAACCTGGCGAAAATGACGGATCTGGCGGCAAGATTATCGGCTCTGACCCACTATGATCCACTGGCTGGAGCATGTGTGGTTTTTTACTGTAAAATTGTCAGGGAATTGCTTTTAGGCGGAGAACTCCGCATCGTGCTGGAAAAGGCCCAGGCGGATGCTCCGTTTGCCCTGCAAATGAACTTAAGTGCTGATCAAATGAAAACAAGCGGTTACGTTGTCCATACATTGGAAACTGCTTTAAACTGTGTCTTTCAGACCAATTCGCTGGAAGAAGCGCTGGTGATGGCCGTAAACCTCGGAGGAGACGCGGATACGATCGGCGCAGTAACCGGCGGGATGGCCGGAGCCTGCTATGGCATAGAGAACATACCTTCCAGGTGGCTGGAGAAGCTCTCGCGAAGAGATGAACTCTTAGCGCTGACGGACAGGCTGCTTGCTATTGGCAGGGGGACGAAAATAGGTATTTGATATTTTTTAGAAATCTACTATACTAAGATAATATAAGTGTTTTTCGTAGGGGGGTACTGCTATTAATACATCAAATACATCGAATTCTTCTTATTCATCGTCCAATTTCATTCATAACATTATTCGGGAAGATTTAAAGCTGAATAAAAACAACGGCAGGGTACATACACGTTTTCCGCCTGAACCTAACGGCTATCTTCATATTGGACACGCCAAATCCATCTGTTTGAATTTTGGCACCGCGCTGGAATTTAACGGATGCTGCAATCTTAGGTTTGACGACACCAACCCGAGCAAAGAGGAAACTGAGTTTGTCGAGTCGATTCAGGAAGATGTCCAATGGCTGGGGTTTTCCTGGAAGGACAGGATGTACTATGCTTCCGATTACTTTGAAAAGCTATACGCGTTTGCCGTAGAGCTGATTGAAAAAGGCAAGGCTTTTGTCTGTGATTTGTCGGCAGAGGAAATACGGGAATACCGTGGGACGCTGACCCAGCCTGGAACGAACAGCCCTTACCGGGGCCGTTCCGCCGAAGAAAGTCTTGACTTGTTCCAAAGAATGAGAGCCGGAGAATTCCCGAACGGCACGAAAGTGCTCAGAGCAAAAATTGATATGAGTTCTCCGAATTTAAATATGCGCGATCCAGTGATTTACCGCATCATGCATGCGTCGCATCATCGGACCGGAGACACCTGGTGTATTTACCCGATGTATGACTTTGCTCATCCTTTATCGGATGCGCTTGAACATATTACCCATTCGATCTGCACGATGGAGTTTGAAGACCACCGGCCGCTCTATGACTGGCTGACAGAACAGCTGATTGAAGAGGACAGGCCCCGGCAATATGAGTTTGCACGTCTGGATCTGACGAATACAGTCATGAGCAAAAGAAAGCTTCGTCAGCTGGTTGAAGGCGGCTATGTTCAGGGATGGGATGATCCCCGGATGCCGACGATCTCCGGTTTAAGGCGCAGAGGCTATACGCCGGAAGCGATCAGAGATTTCTGCGATCGTATCGGGGTAGCTAAAGCCAACAGCATTGTCGATGTTGCTTTACTGGAACATTGCCTGCGTGAAGATCTGAATTCCAAAGCCAAGAGGGTCATGGCTGTTTTGGATCCAATCAAGGTTGTCCTGATCAATTATCCGGAAGACCAGGATGAATTCCTGGAAGCAGAGAACAGTCCGGAGCATCCGGAGGCAGGAATCAGATTGATCCCGTTTTCGCGAACCATTTATATTGAACGCGAGGACTTTATGGAAGAGCCGCCCAAAAAATTTTTCCGTCTTTCCCCCGGTAATGAAGTCCGGCTAAAACATGCCTATATTATTCAATGTGAAAGAGTCCTGAAAGATGAAGATGGCCAGATTATAGAAATCCATTGTACGTATGATCCGGACACCAAAAGCGGCGGATCGGCAAGCTCGAGAAAAGTAAAAGGGACGCTTCACTGGGTTTCGGCGGCCCATGCCGAAGATGCCGAGATACGTTTGTATGATTATCTGATCAGGGATGATCAGTATACGGAGGATGATTCTGCAGAGAGCGACGACTTCCTTGCCAGAATTAATCCGGACTCCCTGCAGATTCTAAAAAGATGCAAAATTGAACCGGGTTTGAAAGAAGCTGATCCCGGCAGCAAATATCAATTTTTAAGACAGGGTTATTTCTGTGCGGACTTGAAAGACCATTCCAGTGATCATCCGGTCTTTAACCAGATCGTCGGACTGCGGGACAGCTGGGCAAAGATGAATAAATAATCTTGGAAATAATCTTGGAAACATGGTGAGAATTTTTTGTTTTTATGAAAGTAAAGAAGCATTCCGATTAAGGAATGCTTCTTGTACGTTGCTTCTAAAAGTGAACAAAGAGAAGTTAGATTCTCTGTCCGTTTTTCAACTGCTGCTCAGCAAATTGTATCATGCGTTTGGTCATATTACCGCCGACAGTTCCGTTTTCACGGGAAGTGCGGTCTGCACCCAGCGTAACGTTCATTTCATTAGCGATCTCGTATTTCAGTTGATCCAATCCTTTTCCTACGCCCTGGACGGCAGGCGTGTTTGAATTTCTTTCACCAGCCATGTCATTTTCCTCCTTAAAATATAAGTTTTTTTGTTTGGGAGTCGTTCTTATTATTTGTGAATTTGATTTTCTTAAACCCGGTAATTGTTTGCTTATATTTTAGGAAGTTACATATCTGGAAAAGCTCATTATATAATTTTTTTATATTTTAGACGGCTTTTTCTCCCGATTCTCCTGTTCTGATCCGTACGGCATTCAGCACATCATAGACGAAGATTTTTCCGTCACCGATTTCTCCCGTTCTGGCAGTCTCGGTAATGATTTCGATAACTTTATCCACAGATTCGTCCGGGACAATAATTTCGATTTTGTATTTGGGCAATAGATTGATGGTATAGGCATTTCCACGGTATACTTCTGTTTTTCCCTGCTGCAGTCCGCAGCCGATTACGTTAGTGACCGTCATTCCTTTGATACCAAATTTTCCGAGGGCTTCTTTCACATTTTCCAATTTGGCTGGACGAATAATACACTCAATTTTTTTCATTTTATCCACCTCTTTGATCAATTATTTTTGATAAACAGTATTTGCAAAAAAAATAGTCCCCGGGATTAAATCCCGAGGACATCGTTGTCCGTGTTTACTATTTATCTGAATCTATCGTAGCAGAATGCCGGCATAATGCAAGAAATTTAACCAAAGAATTTTGTATTCATTGCCGATCGGCCAATTAAAGTCCGGCGTTTCAAGGATTATGCACATTTTTGGAGAATTAATGGGTGATACTTATCCGATACAGGAGTTGACGATATGCCGGAAAACGAACGAATCACAGCCATTAGCGGACTTATTGCCGAAAGGAACGAAGAAATCATCAATCTGAGGAGGACCTTTCATCGCTATCCTGAATTATCTTTTCAGGAGTATCATACAGCAGATATGATCTTCGACAGATTGCATGAAGTTCCGGGCATTGAGGTGTCGAGACCGACAGAGACCAGTGTTCTGGCTGCCATTAAAGGAAGTATGCCGGGGAAAATGGTAGCGCTCAGGAGTGATATTGACGCGCTGCCGATCCAGGAAGAAAACGATCTGCCTTACCGGTCCCAAAATATTGGAACCATGCATGCCTGCGGTCATGACGGACATGCGGCCATGCTGGTCGGGGCTGCAAAAGTTCTTGCGGAACTAAGATCCGACATGAAAGGAGAAATCCGCTGCATCTTTCAGCATGCTGAAGAAAAACATCCCGGTGGAGCCAAAGATCTTGTCAAACTTGGTCTCCTGAACGGAGTCGATGCGATTCTTGCTCTTCATCTCTTTACGTCTTTGCCTGCTGGCAAGATCGGCTTAGCCTCGGGCCCTTTAATGGCTGCCCCGGATAACTTTACAATATCGATATGGGGTAAAGGAGGTCATGCCGCGATGCCGGAGGATACCATCGACCCGGTATTAATCAGTGCACAGATCGTTACCGCTCTGCAAAATATCGTATCCCGTCAGACCAGCGCTCTGAAATCCGTAGTCTTGTCTATTACGAATATTCAAGGGGGCTCGGCCTTTAATATCATACCTGAGCGGGTAGACCTGAAAGGAACCGTCAGGACATTTGACAGGGACACCCGTTTGGAAGTTCCGAAACGAATGGAAAATATCATTAAAGGAATCTGTATTGCTTATGGCGCAAAATACACCTTCGATTACGAGCTCGGTTATGATCCTGTTGTTAACAGCAGTTCCGTTGTCGGCAAAGTAACGGAAATACTAAAAGAAGAATTCGGAGCAAAAGCATTGGTTAAAGCCAATCCGGTGATGTGGGGCGAAGACTTTTCCGCTTATCTTCATCGCTTACCCGGAATGCTGATATTCATCGGGGCGGGGAATAAGAAGAAAGGAATCAGCCATCCGCACCATCATCCGTGCTTTAATATTGATGAAGAGGCGCTTAGCATAGGAACCCGGGTTCTGGCATGCTCTGCACTCGGACTGCTGGAAAGGATGTAACGGCGATGGAAATATCTAAAAAGATGCTGGGTTTGAATATCCTGTTATCGCAGGTGATCCTGATTGTTATTGCCCTGGGCCTCTGGGTCATACTGAAATCATTGGACAG
This genomic stretch from Dehalobacter restrictus DSM 9455 harbors:
- a CDS encoding glutamine--tRNA ligase/YqeY domain fusion protein, which gives rise to MNTSNTSNSSYSSSNFIHNIIREDLKLNKNNGRVHTRFPPEPNGYLHIGHAKSICLNFGTALEFNGCCNLRFDDTNPSKEETEFVESIQEDVQWLGFSWKDRMYYASDYFEKLYAFAVELIEKGKAFVCDLSAEEIREYRGTLTQPGTNSPYRGRSAEESLDLFQRMRAGEFPNGTKVLRAKIDMSSPNLNMRDPVIYRIMHASHHRTGDTWCIYPMYDFAHPLSDALEHITHSICTMEFEDHRPLYDWLTEQLIEEDRPRQYEFARLDLTNTVMSKRKLRQLVEGGYVQGWDDPRMPTISGLRRRGYTPEAIRDFCDRIGVAKANSIVDVALLEHCLREDLNSKAKRVMAVLDPIKVVLINYPEDQDEFLEAENSPEHPEAGIRLIPFSRTIYIEREDFMEEPPKKFFRLSPGNEVRLKHAYIIQCERVLKDEDGQIIEIHCTYDPDTKSGGSASSRKVKGTLHWVSAAHAEDAEIRLYDYLIRDDQYTEDDSAESDDFLARINPDSLQILKRCKIEPGLKEADPGSKYQFLRQGYFCADLKDHSSDHPVFNQIVGLRDSWAKMNK
- a CDS encoding P-II family nitrogen regulator translates to MKKIECIIRPAKLENVKEALGKFGIKGMTVTNVIGCGLQQGKTEVYRGNAYTINLLPKYKIEIIVPDESVDKVIEIITETARTGEIGDGKIFVYDVLNAVRIRTGESGEKAV
- a CDS encoding amidohydrolase; translation: MPENERITAISGLIAERNEEIINLRRTFHRYPELSFQEYHTADMIFDRLHEVPGIEVSRPTETSVLAAIKGSMPGKMVALRSDIDALPIQEENDLPYRSQNIGTMHACGHDGHAAMLVGAAKVLAELRSDMKGEIRCIFQHAEEKHPGGAKDLVKLGLLNGVDAILALHLFTSLPAGKIGLASGPLMAAPDNFTISIWGKGGHAAMPEDTIDPVLISAQIVTALQNIVSRQTSALKSVVLSITNIQGGSAFNIIPERVDLKGTVRTFDRDTRLEVPKRMENIIKGICIAYGAKYTFDYELGYDPVVNSSSVVGKVTEILKEEFGAKALVKANPVMWGEDFSAYLHRLPGMLIFIGAGNKKKGISHPHHHPCFNIDEEALSIGTRVLACSALGLLERM
- a CDS encoding ADP-ribosylglycohydrolase family protein, whose product is MEDLISRARGAMLGVAAGDALGATLEFMNREEIVHTYGRHRDMTGGGFWKLAPGEITDDTEMTLAAANGILEDPADPVKHVARHFREWSRQEPKCIGNICRMVLQEGIRTEADNEQEWLQIAENAHRLSGGRSGGNGSLMRTVPVVIAYHNNLAKMTDLAARLSALTHYDPLAGACVVFYCKIVRELLLGGELRIVLEKAQADAPFALQMNLSADQMKTSGYVVHTLETALNCVFQTNSLEEALVMAVNLGGDADTIGAVTGGMAGACYGIENIPSRWLEKLSRRDELLALTDRLLAIGRGTKIGI
- a CDS encoding alpha/beta-type small acid-soluble spore protein — encoded protein: MAGERNSNTPAVQGVGKGLDQLKYEIANEMNVTLGADRTSRENGTVGGNMTKRMIQFAEQQLKNGQRI
- a CDS encoding MGDG synthase family glycosyltransferase, which translates into the protein MRILFLPFLQIPTGHHTVADAMIRSLGNRISNLECSKIDFFSYADKRLEKAFRLTYLTWIDHSPQTFVWIYRNFVYPTKSTKHFNWYEYKFLDKMNSLLQEEQPDLIVCTQAFPSFLIDRLKNSGIATAPVINVYTDFFVNKLWGTEYIDYHFVPDQNIKAQLISQNNIDPSKIFVTGIPVDECFLPRTASESTLPYHILISGGSGGLGDIEHLLYSLPGKKEKSYTFSLLCGKNKKLYKDIRSLKLPNLKPLSYISSRETLNSLYDEADAIITKPGGVTISETLHKKLPIFVHSALPGQEQINKNYLSEKKLIYDLDLNYPVAKQLDAFFKDQNEQILWQNRVDSYLSKIECHAWEKILELALGQSVKPPIYKETVNISQVPS
- a CDS encoding polysaccharide deacetylase family protein, with product MPTTLLYTFIVAISVFAVYTLIPELFVHFFGIGSWKRHYSPGVTLTFDDGPDPRYTPRFLTVLAEQNVRACFFLVAEKAEKQPELVKSILDHGHTVGSHGYRHRHAWLMPPLKTWDLWNKAMEEMRRLTGQEPVYVRAPWGGVNLSFLLWCHFKGKKLISWSADGRDWRIERTPNHIMQRITGRTKEGTIVLLHDSGGDEGAPQNTLAALKPLIMKIQKELKLPLVPLQLPGWSLPKRIGFRVWEKWEHFYGRRKQITRIDERNIFRLGLTRYHGPELFNENGELIASAGDMIGEIHLDNTRFQSFGANIQKIGYNALKQARLSLPALASYISLNPGYKDIKVFLGVTLINRGVKGLGFNVTEYTNGNAGFIGFMQKIVYRVYNPSAKKDTEKLGTKPKVVWISKDALLEKYLTKKSSTQG